The following DNA comes from Candidatus Krumholzibacteriia bacterium.
CGGCGCGTGGCGGTGGAGAGAATGAAGATGCTGGTCGACGACCTGCGCGAGCAGGCGGAAGGAGCCCGGTCATGACGTGGTTGTTCGCAGCCTTCGCGGTGGTATGGATTGCCGTTTTCGCCTACCTGGTCCGCATCGGCAACATGCAAAAGAAACTCGAAGACGAACTCGCGGCGCTCAAGGGCAAGAAGTAGGCTTCCTTGCGAAGGCGCTACACCCGCTTCGGAATACGCTGACGCCGGAAGTCCCCTCCGTCTGCCTTACGGAGCTATGATGCCCAGTCGAAGGAAGGGCGCCGTCCGGATACGACGCAATCACGCAAGTACAGATTGATCAAGTTCTGGTAGGGGATGCCGGTCTCCTCCGCGAGCTGTTTGAAGTAATCGAGCACGTCCATCCCGACTCGGAT
Coding sequences within:
- a CDS encoding CcmD family protein, with the protein product MTWLFAAFAVVWIAVFAYLVRIGNMQKKLEDELAALKGKK
- a CDS encoding BrnA antitoxin family protein is translated as MRKEYDFDKMKGRKNPYTKQLKKQITIRVGMDVLDYFKQLAEETGIPYQNLINLYLRDCVVSGRRPSFDWAS